The proteins below come from a single Spirochaetota bacterium genomic window:
- a CDS encoding APC family permease, with protein MCIICCSRLRVAIAHWKRNSKKKVSGVNEYMHGLLLKLRRIFIGDSRNVTDPSIFHKLSLIAFFAWVGLGADGLSSSCYGPEEAFLALGSHHYLGIFVAVGVIITITIISISYHYIIELFPSGGGGYLVASKLLSPTAGMVSGCALLIDYLLTITLSVASGADALFSFIPYQYHYYKIYVAIGGVIVLTILNLRGVKESIAPLVPVFIIFLATHLFVIIYAILNQVVATPEFVNNVIVDVGNSRSELGTVGMLVLILKAYSMGAGTFTGIEAVSNGIPLLREPKVHTAKKTMNYMAISLSIMAGGLMIAYLLMHVEHVPGRTLNAVLFETVSSSWPSGIKETFIVITLLSEAALLFFAAQTGFLDGPRILANMAIDRFMPTRFASLSDRLVMKNGILLMGIASIILMIYSGGSVKLLVIFYSINVFITFSLSQLGMLRHWWMVRQKESYWKRKFFVNGTGLILTSFILFSVIFLKFSEGGWMTIFITGFVVITSIIIKKHYNDTANLLGRLQQLVDLVKAEESQWDTTAEHNNNDVSPIDSNSRVAALFVNGFSGMGLHTLFSIQRLFPGMYNNFIFIQVGIVDSGMFKGAAEINKLREHCNNELDRYVAYMRKHGYNAIRYFSIGVDVVEESVAIAKEIISLYPNTIFFAGQLVFPQDTFLSRLLHNYTAFAIQREFYHRGMPILILPIRL; from the coding sequence ATGTGTATTATATGCTGCAGTCGTTTAAGGGTGGCGATAGCTCATTGGAAAAGAAACTCAAAGAAGAAGGTTTCTGGAGTTAATGAATATATGCACGGTTTGCTGTTGAAGCTAAGAAGAATTTTTATTGGCGATTCACGAAATGTGACTGACCCTTCTATATTTCATAAGCTTTCTCTGATTGCATTTTTTGCCTGGGTTGGGTTGGGTGCAGATGGTCTCTCATCATCGTGTTATGGTCCTGAGGAAGCATTTCTTGCGTTAGGGAGCCATCACTATCTTGGAATATTTGTAGCAGTTGGTGTAATAATCACTATTACTATTATCAGTATAAGCTACCATTATATAATTGAACTTTTTCCATCAGGGGGTGGTGGATATTTAGTTGCAAGCAAGTTACTTTCCCCTACAGCTGGAATGGTGTCAGGATGTGCACTGTTAATTGACTACCTGCTTACAATTACACTATCAGTGGCCAGTGGTGCTGATGCTCTCTTCAGCTTTATACCATATCAGTACCATTATTATAAAATATATGTGGCCATTGGCGGTGTTATTGTTCTTACTATTCTCAATCTGAGAGGGGTAAAAGAATCGATAGCTCCTCTTGTACCGGTCTTTATTATTTTCTTAGCCACCCATCTATTTGTTATTATATATGCAATTTTAAACCAGGTCGTTGCTACTCCAGAGTTTGTAAATAATGTAATAGTGGATGTGGGCAATTCAAGGTCTGAATTAGGCACAGTAGGAATGTTGGTGCTAATACTTAAAGCATATAGTATGGGTGCTGGCACATTTACTGGTATTGAAGCAGTCTCAAATGGTATACCATTATTGCGAGAGCCAAAAGTGCACACTGCAAAGAAAACTATGAATTACATGGCCATATCACTTTCTATAATGGCTGGGGGGCTGATGATAGCGTATTTGCTCATGCATGTTGAACATGTTCCTGGTAGGACATTAAATGCAGTGCTTTTTGAAACAGTTTCTTCATCATGGCCATCAGGGATAAAGGAAACTTTTATAGTGATCACTCTTTTGTCCGAGGCGGCTCTTCTTTTCTTTGCTGCACAAACTGGTTTTTTAGATGGTCCGCGCATACTTGCAAATATGGCAATAGATCGTTTCATGCCAACCCGTTTTGCCTCACTGAGCGACAGGCTTGTAATGAAAAATGGTATACTGTTGATGGGCATTGCTTCAATTATACTTATGATTTATTCGGGAGGTTCGGTTAAACTACTGGTAATATTTTACAGCATCAACGTGTTTATTACCTTTTCATTATCGCAGCTTGGCATGTTGCGGCACTGGTGGATGGTCAGACAAAAGGAAAGTTACTGGAAACGAAAATTTTTTGTTAATGGAACAGGTTTAATCCTTACTTCATTTATTTTATTTTCGGTAATATTCCTAAAATTCTCTGAAGGTGGGTGGATGACCATATTTATTACAGGTTTTGTGGTCATAACTTCTATTATAATAAAAAAGCATTATAATGACACAGCAAACTTACTTGGCAGATTACAGCAGCTTGTGGACTTGGTAAAGGCTGAGGAAAGTCAATGGGATACAACAGCCGAACACAATAATAACGATGTGAGTCCAATAGATAGTAATTCACGTGTAGCTGCATTGTTTGTGAATGGATTTAGTGGTATGGGGCTGCATACACTTTTCTCCATCCAGCGTTTATTTCCAGGAATGTATAACAACTTTATTTTTATTCAGGTAGGCATTGTTGATTCTGGTATGTTTAAAGGAGCAGCAGAAATCAACAAATTGAGAGAGCATTGTAATAATGAGCTTGATAGATATGTTGCGTATATGCGCAAACACGGCTACAACGCTATACGATATTTTTCTATTGGTGTGGATGTGGTGGAGGAGTCAGTAGCTATTGCAAAAGAAATAATATCATTGTATCCCAATACTATTTTTTTTGCTGGGCAATTGGTTTTCCCTCAAGATACTTTTTTAAGCCGATTACTTCATAACTATACTGCGTTTGCTATACAGCGTGAGTTTTATCACAGGGGTATGCCAATACTGATATTGCCAATTCGGCTATAG
- a CDS encoding Gfo/Idh/MocA family oxidoreductase codes for MKPVVALIGCGRIGFLLENDPLRYKPCTHYGGAKAAKLAITCACDINTKRLQAFSKEAGISLSRCYTDYQTLLAQEKPHCVIIASWTHTHAQIGIAAAQNGAKVIVCEKPIASTLEEAKTLIEVCNTFNTTLIINHERRYDYRYNYVKKLIAKNVIGSISSVHGFVFTPSKTHQPGSGGGPLLHDGTHLIDIVQYLFGSIVQVQGNTTQYAKTSIYEDYAIAHCITSSGIHVILEASGYRDYFMFELQIFGTRGKIVIGNGYLYVFKPEKSKFYTGFNDLVCRPLTPAGKPDYFTRLYKEVKKCLKHTHEVKSSGYDGYSTLEVIHAIYLSAMSNGAVKQLHRQN; via the coding sequence ATGAAACCTGTGGTGGCACTCATCGGTTGTGGGCGTATTGGGTTTTTACTTGAGAATGACCCTTTACGGTATAAACCATGCACTCATTATGGTGGAGCTAAAGCTGCAAAACTTGCCATAACCTGTGCATGCGACATTAACACCAAACGTCTGCAGGCTTTCTCAAAAGAAGCTGGTATTTCATTATCCCGCTGTTACACTGACTACCAAACGCTCCTAGCCCAGGAGAAACCCCACTGTGTTATAATTGCCTCGTGGACTCACACACATGCGCAAATAGGCATTGCAGCAGCACAAAACGGTGCAAAGGTCATCGTATGCGAAAAGCCAATTGCTTCTACACTTGAGGAGGCAAAGACATTGATAGAGGTGTGCAACACTTTTAACACCACGCTCATCATTAACCATGAACGGCGTTATGACTATCGGTATAACTATGTAAAAAAACTCATTGCCAAGAACGTGATTGGCAGCATCTCATCAGTCCATGGTTTTGTGTTTACCCCTTCAAAAACACATCAACCAGGTTCAGGAGGCGGACCTCTTCTTCATGATGGTACTCATCTTATAGACATAGTCCAGTATCTTTTTGGAAGCATAGTACAGGTACAGGGAAATACTACACAATACGCAAAAACTTCAATTTATGAAGATTATGCGATAGCTCATTGTATCACCTCCTCAGGCATACATGTAATCCTTGAAGCAAGTGGATACAGAGATTACTTTATGTTTGAATTGCAGATATTTGGCACCAGAGGTAAGATAGTTATCGGTAACGGATATCTTTATGTCTTTAAGCCAGAAAAATCAAAATTCTACACAGGATTTAATGATTTAGTATGTAGGCCTCTCACACCAGCTGGAAAACCTGATTATTTTACAAGATTATATAAGGAAGTAAAAAAATGTCTTAAGCACACACATGAGGTAAAATCAAGTGGCTATGATGGATATAGCACATTAGAAGTCATACACGCTATTTACCTATCGGCCATGTCAAATGGAGCTGTTAAACAATTACACAGGCAAAATTAA